The sequence CCACCCGGCTGCTGCCCGTGGAGCGGCGTCCGGCCGTCCACGCCCTGTACGGCTTCGCCCGCCGGGCCGACGACCTGGTCGACGACCCCGGACCCGGCCGCTCCACCGCCGACTGCGCACGAGCGCTCGATGCCCTTCAGCGCTGTCTGGAAGAGGGCCTGCGCGGGGGAGAGACCACCGAACCGGTGGTGCGCGCGCTGGCGCACACCGCGGCCGTGTACGGCATCGACCACCGGCACTTCACGGACTTCATGGCGTCGATGCGCAGCGATCTGACCGTGACGGACTATCCGACGTACGACGACCTGCGGCGCTATGTGCACGGCTCGGCAGCGGTGATGGGCCTGGAGATGCTGCCGGTGCTCGGCACCGTCGTGCCGCAGGAGGAGGCCGCACCGTACGCCGCCGCCCTGGGCGTCGCCTTCCAGCTCACCAACTTCCTGCGCGACGTCGGCGAAGACCTCGACCGGGGCCGGATCTATCTGCCCGCGGATCTGCTGGCGGCACACGGCGTCGACCGGGCACTGCTGCGGTGGAGCAGGGACACCGGCCACCGCGACCCGCGGATCACCGCGGCCATGGCGGCGGCCGCCGACCTCACCCACGGCGTCTACCGCGAGGCGGAGCCCGGCCTCGCCCTGCTCGACCCGGTGTCGCGCCCGTGTATCCGTACCGCGTTCGTCCTCTACCGCGCCATCCTCGATGCCGTGCGCGACGACGGGTACGCCGTGCTGCACCGCCGCTCGGTGGTCTCCCGCAGCCGCCGCGTGGCCACCGCGTGCGGCGGTCTGGCCAGGGTTGCGGCCGCCCGTATCGCCGCCCGCCGCCCCGCCGTGCGACGTGACGGGGTGTCACCCCGCCCGCAGGAGGAGACCTCATGACCCGACAGACCCGCCGGCCTCCGCGGCTTCCGCTCCGGCTCCGGCCGAGGCCCGTGCCGTGGGAAGCGCAGCGTCCGACCTGGCGCGACGCACAGCCCGCGCGCCTCGCCGACGCCGTCAAGGCCGCCCTCGCCCGCCCGTCCGGCAATTGGTTCGTCCTCGGCGCGGCCGGCGACATCGGCGTCCACCGGGCCTTCGGCCGCACCGTCGCCGGTGTCGAGGTCGTCGCCTGGCGTGACGCGGCCGGCCGGCTGATGGCCGGGCCAGGGGCCTGTCCGCACCTCGGTGCGCCGCTGGACCAGAGCCCCGTGCACTGCGGCATCCTCCGCTGCCGTTGGCACGGACTCGCCCTGGACGGCGCCCCGTTCGCGGGCTGGGAGCCGTTCCCCGCGTACGACGACGGGCTGCTGGCCTGGGTACGCCTCGACGAGGCCGGCGGTGAGCTGCCGCTGCCCGAGCCGGTCCTGCCCGCACGGCCGGGGACGGCGGGTGCCGTCACCGCGGTGCACACCGTCACCGGACGGTGCGATCCGGAGGACGTGGTCGCCAACCGTCTCGACCCGTGGCACGGCGCCTGGTTCCACCCCTACTCCTTCGTCGACCTCACCGTGGCCGGCACCCCCTCGGACAGCGGCGGGGAGGGGACGGAGGGCATCGCCGTCGAGGTCTCCTTCAAGGTCGCCGGGCGTGCCGTGGTGCCGGTCACCGCCCTCTTCACCGCCCCCGAGCCGCGCACCGTGGTGATGCAGATTGTGGCCGGCGAGGGCCGGGACTCCGTGGTGGAGACCCACGCCACCCCGCTGGGTCCGGACGACCGGGGGCACCCGCGCACCGCGGTCACCGAGGCGATCGTCGCCACGTCCCGGCGCCCCGGATTCGCCCTCGCGCGCGCGGCCGCGCCCGCCCTGCGCCCGCTGCTGCGCGCCGGTTCGCGACGGCTGTGGCGGGACGATCTGGCCTACGCCGAGCGCCGCTGGCAACTGCGCAGCAGCGGACGCTTGCCGGGCTGACGCCGGCCGGCGGCTTCCCAGGCCCCGCCTCCCCGACGGGCCGGGAGCACCCCCCGGTCACCGCCCCGCCCGGCGGACCGGGAGCCCCCCGGTCACCGCCCCGCCCACCGCGCCGCCCACCGCAGCGCCGCGGAGCGCCCCCTGTCCGGCACGGTCCACAGGGTCTGGCCGCGCACACCCCAGCGCCCCAGCAGCGCATTGGCCGCGAGGAACCCGGTCGTCGCCGCGCGTTCCATCAGCGCCACCGGGTACGGGGTGCGCACCGCATCGCCCGCGACCACCACCAGGGGGTCGGGCGTGTGCACGGTCGGCCGGTCGCCGTAGCCGCCCACCGGGAACAGCGGGCAGTCCGCGCGCCACTCGTCCCGCCGGTCGACGATCCGGACACCGCGGGTCTCCGGGTAGACGGTGTGCAACTGCTCCACCAGGCGCCGCTGTTCGGCGGCCCGGTCGGCCCCCGGGGCGACGGCGTAGGCATGCAGTTCGAGCACCGAGCCGCCGGTGCGGGCCGACCAGCGGGCCGCCTCCCCCTCCCAGCGCTCCAGCACACTGACGTTGTCCAGCGAGCCGTAGCCGCTGGTGCCCAGGAAACCGGGCCGGTCGGCGCGCACCCGCCGCTCCAGCCACAGCCGTGACACCAGGAAGGGCGGCGCGGTCCGCAGCCGCCCGATCCGCGCCCGCCATGCGGTATCCCCCAACCCGTTCGAAGCGGCGACGAGTTGACGCAGCCCGCCGGGGTCCGGCGCCAGCACCACCGCGTCGAACCGGTGCGCCTCGCCCCGCGCGACGACCCGCACCCCGCCGCCCGCCGCCGGCTCGACCCGGGTCACCGCCGTGTCCGTGCGCAGCCGCACCCCGTGCCCCGTCAGATACCGGCCGAGGGGGTGCCACAACGCCTGCGGGAAGGGCTCGGCGGGCACGTCGAAGAGCAGCCCCTCGCTGGAGCCCAGAAAGTAGATGTGGAACATCAGGACCAGTTCCGCGGCGGACAGTTCCCGCGGGTCCGCGAAGAAACTCCGGGAGAACACCTCGAACGCGAGATGACGCGCGGCCTCGGGGAAGCGGATGCGGGAGAGGAAGTCCTGCGCGCTGATGCCGTCCAGCCGCTCGTAGACCTGCGGCACCCGTACGTCGAGCAGCGGCAGGGCCGCACCCGGACGCATCCGCGCCAGATCCCGCCAGGTGAAGGTGGGACTGAGCGCCACAAAACCCAGTGCGCTCCACGGCGGTGTCCGGGGCACCCGCGCAAAACTGTCCCGCAGGCCCGCACGGTGGCGCAGCGGGTAGTCGGGCAGCCGTCTGAGCAGGTCCAGCCCCGGGTCGGCCCGGCGCAGCAGCCCCCGCAGGTTGTAGTACTGCGGGAAGAAGGCATGGAATCCCCGGCTCATGGTCGCAGCCGAGCCGTCGGCGAGCCGCACGGGCCGGCCCGCCAGCCGGCCGCCCAGGTCCGCTTCGCGTTCGTACAGCGTCACCGG is a genomic window of Streptomyces sp. Edi2 containing:
- a CDS encoding phytoene/squalene synthase family protein, which gives rise to MTTRELDAAGITDPLLRDAYAHCRRLNARHGKTYFLATRLLPVERRPAVHALYGFARRADDLVDDPGPGRSTADCARALDALQRCLEEGLRGGETTEPVVRALAHTAAVYGIDHRHFTDFMASMRSDLTVTDYPTYDDLRRYVHGSAAVMGLEMLPVLGTVVPQEEAAPYAAALGVAFQLTNFLRDVGEDLDRGRIYLPADLLAAHGVDRALLRWSRDTGHRDPRITAAMAAAADLTHGVYREAEPGLALLDPVSRPCIRTAFVLYRAILDAVRDDGYAVLHRRSVVSRSRRVATACGGLARVAAARIAARRPAVRRDGVSPRPQEETS
- a CDS encoding FAD-dependent oxidoreductase, giving the protein MCGPARGGAARHGRDRRAQRVPGPPGRARAAPGGPGVAVVGGGIAGLAAATALTERGVPVTLYEREADLGGRLAGRPVRLADGSAATMSRGFHAFFPQYYNLRGLLRRADPGLDLLRRLPDYPLRHRAGLRDSFARVPRTPPWSALGFVALSPTFTWRDLARMRPGAALPLLDVRVPQVYERLDGISAQDFLSRIRFPEAARHLAFEVFSRSFFADPRELSAAELVLMFHIYFLGSSEGLLFDVPAEPFPQALWHPLGRYLTGHGVRLRTDTAVTRVEPAAGGGVRVVARGEAHRFDAVVLAPDPGGLRQLVAASNGLGDTAWRARIGRLRTAPPFLVSRLWLERRVRADRPGFLGTSGYGSLDNVSVLERWEGEAARWSARTGGSVLELHAYAVAPGADRAAEQRRLVEQLHTVYPETRGVRIVDRRDEWRADCPLFPVGGYGDRPTVHTPDPLVVVAGDAVRTPYPVALMERAATTGFLAANALLGRWGVRGQTLWTVPDRGRSAALRWAARWAGR
- a CDS encoding DUF5914 domain-containing protein — protein: MTRQTRRPPRLPLRLRPRPVPWEAQRPTWRDAQPARLADAVKAALARPSGNWFVLGAAGDIGVHRAFGRTVAGVEVVAWRDAAGRLMAGPGACPHLGAPLDQSPVHCGILRCRWHGLALDGAPFAGWEPFPAYDDGLLAWVRLDEAGGELPLPEPVLPARPGTAGAVTAVHTVTGRCDPEDVVANRLDPWHGAWFHPYSFVDLTVAGTPSDSGGEGTEGIAVEVSFKVAGRAVVPVTALFTAPEPRTVVMQIVAGEGRDSVVETHATPLGPDDRGHPRTAVTEAIVATSRRPGFALARAAAPALRPLLRAGSRRLWRDDLAYAERRWQLRSSGRLPG